In Limnohabitans sp. INBF002, one genomic interval encodes:
- the lpxC gene encoding UDP-3-O-acyl-N-acetylglucosamine deacetylase, with amino-acid sequence MLKQRTLQSLTKAVGVGLHSGQRVELTLRPAQPDTGIVFRRVDLPQPVDIPITATAVTDTRLASTISNGGAKVFTVEHLMSACAGLGIDNLYIDITAEEVPILDGSASSFVFLLQSAGIVEQNAPKRFIRVLKTVEVREGEGANVKWARLDPHHGYKLSFEIDFHHPAVDSTGQSVVFDMDTDVYTRDIARARTFGFTRDVEMMRANGLALGGGLDNAIVMDDYKVLNSDGLRYDDEFVKHKILDAMGDLFLIGKPLLASYVAFRSGHAMNNKLLRELLSQPDAYDIVTFDDARKAPPGLAQLAPAW; translated from the coding sequence GTGCTTAAACAAAGAACCCTTCAATCCCTCACCAAAGCGGTGGGTGTTGGTCTTCACAGCGGTCAACGCGTGGAGCTGACACTGCGCCCGGCGCAACCCGACACGGGCATCGTGTTCCGTCGGGTGGACTTGCCGCAGCCCGTCGATATTCCGATCACAGCCACGGCTGTGACGGATACGCGCTTGGCTTCGACCATTTCCAATGGTGGGGCGAAGGTGTTTACTGTTGAGCATTTGATGTCGGCTTGTGCAGGGCTTGGCATTGACAACCTGTACATCGACATCACGGCAGAAGAAGTGCCGATTTTGGATGGCTCTGCTTCGTCGTTTGTGTTCTTGCTACAAAGCGCGGGCATCGTGGAGCAAAACGCGCCCAAGCGTTTCATCCGTGTGTTGAAGACGGTAGAAGTGCGTGAAGGTGAGGGTGCCAACGTGAAGTGGGCGAGACTCGATCCGCATCATGGCTACAAACTCAGCTTTGAAATTGATTTCCATCACCCAGCGGTGGACTCGACCGGCCAAAGCGTGGTGTTCGACATGGACACCGATGTGTACACCCGCGACATTGCACGTGCCCGTACCTTCGGTTTCACACGTGACGTTGAGATGATGCGTGCCAATGGTTTGGCTTTGGGTGGCGGCTTAGACAACGCCATCGTGATGGACGATTACAAAGTCCTGAACAGCGATGGTCTGCGCTACGACGACGAGTTTGTGAAACACAAAATCCTCGACGCCATGGGCGATTTGTTTTTGATTGGCAAACCCTTGCTGGCTTCGTATGTGGCGTTTCGCTCGGGCCACGCCATGAACAACAAGCTCTTGCGCGAACTGCTCAGCCAGCCTGATGCCTATGACATCGTGACCTTTGACGACGCACGCAAAGCGCCTCCGGGTTTGGCGCAACTCGCGCCAGCTTGGTAA
- the ftsW gene encoding putative lipid II flippase FtsW — MQRMKQGFGRLLGAEPEAGMDALPVRVHGTEFTRTAASPVHVKGFDQPLVWVTFALMMFGLVMVYSASIAIPDNPRMGAGYSQTHFLIRHTLSLFVAFVAALLAFQIPLNTWERIAPWVFIASIVLLIAVLIPFIGKSVNGARRWIGLGFMNFQPSELAKWGVLLYAANYMVRKMDVKENFFAAVTPMGVAVTVVGLLLLSEPDMGAFMVIAVIAMGILFLGGVNARMFFLIAAALIGVFGLIIASSEWRRERIFAYLDPWSMEHALGKGYQLSHSLIAIGRGEIFGVGLGGSVEKLHWLPEAHTDFLLAVIGEEFGFVGVVAVIGLFMWLTRRIMYIGRQAIAMDRVFAGLVAQGVGIWMGFQSFINMGVNLGALPTKGLTLPLMSYGGSAILLNLIAIAVVLRVDFENRVVMHGGRL, encoded by the coding sequence ATGCAGCGCATGAAGCAGGGCTTTGGCCGCCTGTTGGGCGCCGAGCCTGAGGCCGGTATGGATGCTTTGCCCGTGCGCGTGCACGGCACCGAATTCACACGCACAGCCGCATCGCCTGTGCATGTGAAAGGTTTTGACCAGCCTTTGGTGTGGGTCACATTTGCGCTCATGATGTTTGGTTTGGTGATGGTGTATTCCGCTTCCATTGCGATTCCTGATAACCCACGCATGGGCGCTGGTTATTCCCAAACGCACTTCTTGATTCGCCATACCTTGTCATTGTTCGTGGCGTTTGTCGCTGCTTTGTTAGCGTTCCAAATTCCGTTGAACACTTGGGAGCGCATTGCACCTTGGGTGTTCATTGCGTCCATCGTGTTGCTGATCGCGGTGTTGATCCCCTTCATTGGCAAGTCGGTCAATGGCGCACGTCGCTGGATTGGCTTGGGTTTCATGAACTTTCAGCCGTCTGAGTTGGCCAAGTGGGGCGTGCTGCTGTACGCCGCCAACTACATGGTGCGCAAGATGGACGTGAAAGAAAACTTCTTTGCTGCCGTGACGCCCATGGGTGTGGCGGTGACCGTGGTGGGCTTGCTTTTGTTGTCCGAGCCAGACATGGGCGCCTTCATGGTGATTGCTGTGATTGCCATGGGCATTTTGTTTTTAGGCGGCGTGAATGCCCGCATGTTCTTCTTGATTGCCGCCGCCTTGATTGGCGTGTTCGGCCTGATCATTGCGTCTTCTGAATGGCGACGTGAACGAATTTTTGCTTACCTCGATCCCTGGAGCATGGAGCATGCGCTGGGCAAGGGCTACCAGTTGTCGCACTCCCTGATTGCGATTGGTCGCGGTGAAATTTTTGGCGTGGGTTTGGGCGGCAGCGTGGAAAAACTGCACTGGTTGCCCGAAGCGCACACCGACTTTTTACTGGCCGTGATTGGCGAAGAGTTTGGCTTTGTGGGCGTGGTGGCGGTGATTGGTTTGTTCATGTGGCTGACACGTCGCATCATGTACATCGGCCGTCAAGCCATTGCCATGGACCGTGTGTTTGCCGGTTTGGTCGCGCAAGGCGTGGGCATTTGGATGGGCTTTCAGTCCTTCATCAACATGGGCGTGAACTTAGGCGCACTGCCGACCAAGGGCTTGACCCTGCCACTCATGAGCTACGGCGGTTCTGCGATTTTGTTGAACCTGATTGCCATTGCGGTGGTGCTGCGTGTTGACTTTGAAAACCGCGTTGTGATGCACGGGGGGCGACTATGA
- the ftsA gene encoding cell division protein FtsA, whose product MAKEYKDLVVGLDIGTAKVMVVVAEVLPDGELKLAGLGVAPSNGLKRGVVVNIDATVQSIQQALKEAELMADCKITRVYTGITGSHIRGINSTGMVAVKDKEVTAADVARVVETAKAINISTDQRLLLVQPQEFVIDGQDVREPIGMSGIRLEAKVHIVTGAQSAAENIIKCVRRCGLDVDRLMLNPLASSMSVLTDDERELGVALVDIGAGTTDVAIFTNGAIRHTAVIPIAGDLITSDIAMALRTPTKDAEEIKIESGYAKQLLADPDVQVEVPGLGDRTPRMLSRQALAGVIEPRVEEIFSLVQQVIRDSGYEEVLSSGIVLTGGSAVMPGMVELGEDIFLKPVRRGVPHYNSALADMVAQPRAATVMGLLAEAGVDRQRGFKVSQKSGSVNSLMDRLKDWFVGNF is encoded by the coding sequence ATGGCAAAAGAGTACAAAGATTTGGTGGTCGGCTTAGACATTGGCACAGCCAAGGTCATGGTGGTCGTGGCCGAAGTGTTGCCCGATGGTGAGCTCAAGCTCGCAGGCCTCGGTGTGGCGCCCAGCAATGGGTTGAAGCGTGGCGTGGTGGTCAACATCGACGCCACCGTGCAAAGCATTCAGCAAGCCTTGAAAGAAGCCGAGCTGATGGCAGACTGCAAGATCACACGCGTGTACACCGGCATCACTGGCAGCCACATTCGCGGCATCAACTCCACCGGCATGGTGGCGGTGAAAGACAAAGAAGTCACGGCAGCCGATGTGGCCCGTGTGGTGGAAACCGCCAAAGCCATCAACATCTCAACCGACCAACGTTTGTTGTTGGTGCAGCCGCAAGAGTTTGTGATTGACGGCCAAGACGTGCGCGAACCCATTGGCATGAGCGGCATCCGCTTGGAAGCCAAAGTGCACATCGTCACGGGCGCACAAAGCGCGGCAGAAAACATCATCAAGTGCGTGCGTCGTTGCGGCTTGGATGTGGACCGTTTGATGCTCAACCCTTTGGCTTCGAGCATGTCGGTGTTGACCGACGACGAGCGTGAACTCGGCGTGGCTTTGGTCGACATTGGTGCAGGCACCACAGACGTCGCCATCTTCACCAACGGTGCGATTCGTCACACCGCAGTCATCCCCATCGCAGGCGACTTGATCACCAGCGACATCGCGATGGCATTGCGCACGCCCACCAAAGACGCAGAAGAAATCAAGATTGAATCGGGCTACGCCAAACAACTGTTGGCTGACCCAGACGTGCAAGTGGAAGTGCCAGGCCTGGGCGATCGCACGCCACGCATGTTGAGCCGTCAAGCCTTGGCCGGTGTGATTGAGCCGCGCGTGGAAGAAATCTTCTCATTGGTGCAACAAGTCATTCGTGACTCAGGCTATGAAGAAGTGTTGTCGTCGGGCATTGTGCTCACAGGTGGCAGCGCGGTGATGCCGGGCATGGTTGAGCTGGGCGAAGATATTTTCTTGAAGCCTGTGCGTCGCGGTGTGCCGCACTACAACAGCGCCTTGGCTGACATGGTGGCGCAGCCACGTGCCGCCACGGTGATGGGCTTGCTGGCCGAGGCCGGTGTGGACCGCCAACGTGGCTTCAAAGTTTCACAAAAGAGTGGGTCGGTCAATTCGTTGATGGACCGTCTCAAAGATTGGTTTGTGGGGAACTTCTAA
- the murG gene encoding undecaprenyldiphospho-muramoylpentapeptide beta-N-acetylglucosaminyltransferase, giving the protein MTQRTALIMAGGTGGHIFPGLAVAEQLRAQGWNVHWLGAPSPSMESQLVPPRGFAYETVAFGGVRGKGVKTFALLPFKLLRAFWQSLCVVRRVKPDVVVGLGGYITFPAGMMAVLCGKPLVLHEQNSVAGMANKVLSGVADRVFSAFPNVLPKAEWVGNPMRDGFVNQPEPAQRFADRTGPLRVLVVGGSLGAQALNTVVPQALAKIPHDQRPIVTHQSGAKQIDALRAAYEEARVQAELTPFIDDTAQAFADADVVIARAGASTVTELAAVGAAAIYVPFPHAVDDHQTTNARFVVDAGGGWLMPQHELKAQDLADRLQFMTRRTLLACAEKAYAVRQVEAVAQVVAACEQLAAKGKK; this is encoded by the coding sequence ATGACCCAACGCACCGCACTCATCATGGCGGGCGGCACAGGCGGCCACATCTTCCCAGGCTTGGCTGTGGCTGAGCAGTTGCGCGCCCAAGGCTGGAACGTGCATTGGTTGGGCGCACCTTCGCCGAGCATGGAAAGCCAACTGGTACCACCACGTGGCTTCGCGTATGAGACCGTGGCCTTTGGTGGCGTGCGTGGCAAAGGTGTCAAAACCTTCGCGCTGCTGCCTTTCAAGTTGTTGCGTGCCTTCTGGCAAAGCTTGTGTGTGGTGCGTCGCGTCAAGCCCGATGTGGTGGTGGGCTTGGGTGGCTACATCACCTTCCCCGCCGGCATGATGGCTGTCTTGTGCGGCAAGCCTTTGGTCTTGCACGAACAAAACTCAGTGGCAGGCATGGCCAACAAAGTGTTGAGTGGTGTGGCGGACCGTGTGTTCAGTGCCTTCCCCAACGTGTTGCCAAAAGCCGAGTGGGTGGGCAACCCCATGCGCGATGGTTTTGTGAACCAACCTGAACCCGCACAACGCTTTGCCGACCGCACAGGTCCGTTGCGTGTGTTGGTGGTGGGTGGCAGTTTGGGTGCGCAAGCGCTCAACACCGTGGTGCCCCAAGCCTTGGCCAAGATTCCCCATGACCAACGCCCCATCGTCACCCACCAAAGTGGCGCCAAACAAATTGATGCCTTGCGTGCAGCGTACGAAGAAGCGCGTGTGCAAGCCGAGTTGACCCCGTTCATCGACGACACCGCACAAGCGTTTGCCGACGCAGATGTGGTGATTGCCCGTGCTGGTGCCAGCACCGTCACCGAGCTGGCTGCCGTGGGCGCCGCTGCCATTTATGTGCCGTTCCCCCATGCGGTGGACGACCACCAAACCACCAACGCGCGCTTCGTCGTCGACGCAGGCGGCGGTTGGTTGATGCCTCAACACGAATTGAAAGCCCAAGACTTGGCTGACCGTTTGCAATTCATGACGCGCCGCACTTTATTGGCTTGTGCCGAAAAGGCCTATGCCGTGCGTCAAGTTGAAGCGGTTGCTCAAGTTGTGGCCGCTTGCGAGCAGCTCGCAGCGAAAGGAAAAAAATAA
- a CDS encoding D-alanine--D-alanine ligase — protein MTFHIQTAKVAVLMGGLSAERDVSIMSGSGVLKALQSKGVNATAFDPAERSLDELKREGFTHAFIALHGRYGEDGTVQGALELLGIPYTGSGVMASAMAMDKVMTKRVWSAVGLSTPGYVWLSPEDQTADNIQAIPAKLGLPLIVKPPREGSSIGMSKVTQASDIQAAAELATQYDPDLLCEEFITGEELTCPILGNGPNARALPVVRIAAPDGAYDYNNKYFTDDVKYHCPSGLPEAEEREVQRLVVAAYRALGCRGWGRADIMLRASDRKPFLLEMNTSPGMTSHSLVPMSARAAGISYEDLCLTLLESATLDHPGGKATV, from the coding sequence ATGACCTTCCATATTCAAACTGCCAAAGTTGCTGTCCTCATGGGCGGCCTGTCTGCTGAGCGTGATGTGTCCATCATGTCGGGCAGCGGTGTGCTCAAGGCGTTGCAAAGCAAGGGCGTCAACGCCACCGCATTTGACCCCGCCGAGCGCAGCTTGGACGAACTCAAACGCGAAGGCTTCACGCACGCCTTCATCGCTTTGCATGGCCGCTACGGTGAAGACGGCACAGTGCAAGGCGCGTTGGAATTGTTGGGCATTCCGTACACAGGTTCTGGCGTGATGGCCTCCGCCATGGCCATGGACAAAGTGATGACCAAGCGCGTGTGGAGTGCGGTGGGTTTGTCGACACCCGGCTATGTGTGGTTGTCCCCCGAAGACCAAACCGCAGACAACATCCAAGCGATTCCTGCCAAGCTCGGCTTACCTTTGATTGTCAAACCGCCACGTGAAGGTTCATCGATTGGCATGAGCAAGGTCACGCAAGCGAGCGACATCCAAGCTGCGGCTGAGTTGGCCACCCAATACGACCCAGATTTGTTGTGCGAAGAATTCATCACCGGCGAAGAGCTGACGTGCCCCATCTTGGGCAACGGACCAAATGCACGTGCCTTGCCTGTGGTGCGCATCGCCGCCCCCGATGGCGCGTATGACTACAACAACAAGTACTTCACCGACGACGTGAAATACCACTGCCCAAGCGGTTTACCCGAAGCCGAAGAGCGCGAAGTGCAGCGCTTGGTCGTGGCGGCATACCGCGCCTTGGGTTGCCGTGGCTGGGGCCGCGCCGACATCATGCTGCGCGCGTCTGACCGCAAACCATTTTTGCTGGAGATGAACACATCGCCCGGCATGACCAGCCATTCCTTGGTGCCCATGTCTGCACGTGCAGCGGGCATCAGCTACGAAGACCTGTGCCTGACGCTGCTCGAAAGCGCCACGCTGGACCATCCCGGAGGCAAAGCCACCGTATGA
- the ftsZ gene encoding cell division protein FtsZ: MSIEMIEVEAFNSGTQIKVIGVGGGGGNAVEHMISSGVQGVEFVTANTDAQALRVSNAHKVIQLGSTGLGAGSKPDRGREAAEAAIDDIRLALEGTNMLFVTAGMGGGTGTGAAPVVARVAREMGILTVGVVTKPFEFEGSRRMNNAETGLAELEANVDSLIVVLNEKLMDVLGEDASQDEAFAFANDVLKNSVGGIAEIINVEALVNVDFEDVRTVMSETGKAMMGTAAANGPDRARIAAEQAVACPLLEGVDMSGAKGVLVLITAAKGGLKLSESREAMNTIRKFASPDAHVIYGTAYDESLGDQIRVTVVATGLAGSRRAAPQLQVLRTGTDGVGFPTTQANNASPAGVLAAASSGLAGLAAGLGVGSVAAQPNYDAMNSPAVWRGNRTSAAAKVDALSSGGMDDYEIPAFLRKQAD; the protein is encoded by the coding sequence ATGAGCATCGAAATGATCGAAGTTGAAGCATTCAACTCAGGCACCCAAATTAAAGTCATTGGCGTGGGTGGCGGCGGCGGTAACGCGGTCGAACACATGATCAGCTCTGGCGTTCAAGGCGTTGAGTTCGTCACCGCGAACACCGACGCACAAGCCCTGCGCGTGAGCAATGCGCACAAAGTGATTCAACTCGGCTCCACCGGCCTGGGCGCGGGCAGCAAGCCAGACCGCGGCCGTGAAGCTGCTGAAGCCGCGATTGATGACATCCGTTTGGCGCTGGAAGGCACCAACATGTTGTTCGTCACCGCCGGTATGGGCGGCGGTACAGGCACAGGTGCTGCACCTGTGGTGGCACGTGTGGCGCGCGAGATGGGCATCTTGACCGTCGGCGTGGTGACCAAGCCTTTCGAATTCGAAGGCAGCCGTCGCATGAACAATGCCGAAACCGGTTTGGCCGAACTCGAAGCCAACGTCGACTCACTCATCGTGGTGTTGAACGAAAAGCTGATGGACGTGTTGGGCGAAGACGCCAGCCAAGACGAAGCCTTCGCATTTGCCAACGACGTGTTGAAAAACTCAGTCGGCGGTATTGCCGAGATCATCAACGTCGAAGCCTTGGTGAACGTCGACTTTGAAGACGTGCGCACCGTGATGAGTGAAACCGGCAAAGCCATGATGGGCACCGCTGCAGCCAACGGTCCAGACCGTGCACGCATCGCCGCTGAACAAGCCGTGGCTTGCCCATTGCTCGAAGGCGTGGACATGTCTGGTGCCAAGGGCGTGTTGGTGTTGATCACCGCAGCCAAGGGCGGCTTGAAGTTGTCTGAGTCGCGCGAAGCCATGAACACCATCCGCAAGTTCGCTTCACCAGATGCACACGTGATTTACGGCACGGCTTACGACGAAAGCTTGGGCGACCAAATTCGCGTCACTGTGGTGGCCACAGGTTTGGCCGGCAGCCGCCGCGCTGCACCTCAGTTGCAAGTCTTGCGCACCGGTACAGACGGCGTGGGCTTTCCTACCACACAAGCCAACAACGCATCTCCTGCAGGTGTATTGGCTGCGGCCTCATCTGGCTTGGCCGGTTTGGCTGCTGGCTTGGGCGTGGGCTCGGTGGCTGCACAACCCAACTACGACGCCATGAACTCTCCCGCCGTGTGGCGTGGCAACCGCACCTCGGCTGCCGCCAAGGTCGATGCCTTGTCATCGGGTGGCATGGACGACTACGAAATCCCAGCCTTCTTGCGCAAGCAAGCGGACTGA
- a CDS encoding cell division protein FtsQ/DivIB has protein sequence MTTRYTHMRPRPEVNASVAVPLDVKLMHMAASLMFVGLVVGALAGGVWALVQLPAFALRGITVKGDVEHNNEVTLRANVVTKFTGNFFTADLGRVRSAFESVPWVRLASVQREFPNRLRVTLQEHKPVAYWGDDGEPRMVNSYGEVFEANVGDLDDDKMPRLSGPDSQSQQVLAMYLALQPAFKELSLVVDSLALTDRGSWRAKLAHGAVIELGRGNVNDVMARVQRVTQTLAQVTQKLGRKVSAIESADLRHDNGYALRVRGVSTQDVPAKR, from the coding sequence ATGACCACGCGTTACACCCACATGCGACCCCGTCCCGAGGTGAATGCCTCGGTGGCGGTGCCGCTTGATGTCAAGCTCATGCACATGGCGGCTTCGCTCATGTTTGTGGGGTTGGTCGTGGGTGCGCTGGCGGGCGGTGTGTGGGCCTTGGTGCAGTTGCCAGCGTTTGCGCTCAGAGGCATCACCGTGAAGGGCGATGTTGAGCACAACAACGAAGTGACCTTGCGCGCCAATGTGGTGACCAAGTTCACCGGCAATTTTTTCACGGCTGATTTGGGCCGCGTGCGCAGTGCATTTGAGAGCGTGCCTTGGGTGCGCTTGGCTTCGGTGCAGCGCGAATTCCCCAACCGCTTGCGTGTGACCTTGCAAGAGCACAAGCCCGTGGCTTATTGGGGCGACGACGGCGAGCCGCGCATGGTGAACAGCTACGGCGAAGTGTTTGAAGCCAACGTCGGCGATTTGGACGACGACAAGATGCCACGTTTGAGCGGACCAGACAGCCAGTCGCAGCAGGTGCTGGCGATGTATTTGGCGCTGCAACCGGCATTCAAAGAATTGAGCTTGGTTGTAGACAGCTTGGCGCTGACCGATCGCGGGAGCTGGCGGGCCAAGTTGGCACATGGCGCGGTGATTGAGTTGGGACGCGGCAATGTGAACGACGTGATGGCGCGTGTGCAACGCGTCACGCAAACACTGGCACAGGTGACACAAAAGCTAGGTCGCAAAGTGTCGGCGATTGAGTCTGCAGATTTGCGACACGACAACGGTTATGCGCTTCGGGTGCGCGGGGTGAGCACGCAAGACGTGCCCGCCAAGCGCTAA
- a CDS encoding ATP-binding protein, which produces MTVYHIPTVYLILGVLYLILPLTVWALLFNQPSRALALWCSGGVLFGVALTLVGLRAHLPAWLTYTLANGLMWSGVLIQALALRRALNQNLGLYRAALLILVGVAGFEFFRVVLHDAILRFSWSTLIFTALFAYISYLSWRIAVVDRLQSARWLSVVYAVTAITMLVRTKLVLLGLTEPDVVASGVDSVLTVVTGLLISILGNFAFVGMFLERSTQVAMKATAARARQEESARLGEQIAQLERQRTLGTMSASFAHELSQPLTAILMDAQAIKTSVAAGDSNAAEILESIEEIENSTHRTVKLVERIRNFIRPAQTEYVYVNFKPLLQDVAHLLAYEIRKQKVRFEFDLDPAECEVHGDRVQLSQIVLNVYRNAMQAMESSAQKIIFVSLEHMEDRVVLRVRDTGPGVPADLKSLVGQPFVTSKDGGLGVGFSISSAIAEMHSGSLTISNAVDGGAIVELSLPAAKR; this is translated from the coding sequence ATGACGGTGTATCACATCCCCACGGTCTATCTCATTCTGGGCGTTCTTTACCTGATCTTGCCGTTGACGGTTTGGGCATTGCTGTTCAACCAACCGTCCAGGGCTTTGGCTTTGTGGTGTTCAGGCGGTGTGCTTTTTGGCGTGGCTTTGACCTTGGTGGGTTTGCGCGCGCATTTACCTGCTTGGCTTACCTATACCTTGGCCAATGGCTTGATGTGGAGTGGCGTGTTGATTCAAGCGTTGGCTTTGCGTCGTGCGCTCAATCAAAATTTGGGTTTGTATCGCGCCGCACTTCTGATCTTGGTTGGCGTGGCCGGGTTTGAATTTTTCCGGGTCGTCTTGCATGACGCCATCTTGCGTTTTTCTTGGTCAACTTTGATCTTCACGGCACTCTTTGCCTACATTTCTTATTTGTCTTGGCGCATTGCCGTGGTGGATCGACTTCAAAGCGCCCGCTGGTTGTCCGTGGTGTACGCCGTGACGGCAATCACCATGCTTGTCCGCACGAAACTGGTGCTGTTAGGGTTGACCGAACCCGATGTTGTGGCCAGTGGCGTGGACAGCGTCTTGACGGTGGTCACAGGCTTGTTGATTTCAATTTTGGGAAACTTTGCTTTTGTGGGCATGTTTTTGGAGCGTTCGACCCAGGTTGCAATGAAGGCAACCGCAGCGCGTGCGCGGCAAGAAGAGAGCGCCAGATTGGGTGAGCAAATTGCGCAACTGGAACGCCAGCGAACCTTGGGCACCATGTCTGCCTCATTTGCACATGAGCTGAGCCAACCTTTGACGGCGATCTTGATGGATGCACAAGCCATCAAAACCAGCGTCGCAGCGGGGGACTCAAACGCCGCAGAAATTTTGGAGTCGATTGAAGAAATCGAGAACAGCACCCATCGAACGGTGAAGTTGGTGGAGCGGATTCGCAACTTCATTCGACCCGCACAAACCGAGTATGTGTATGTGAACTTCAAACCCTTGTTGCAAGACGTGGCGCATTTGTTGGCCTACGAAATACGCAAGCAAAAAGTTCGTTTTGAGTTTGACTTAGACCCTGCTGAATGTGAGGTACATGGTGACCGCGTTCAGCTGTCTCAAATTGTGTTGAATGTGTACCGCAATGCGATGCAGGCCATGGAGTCGAGCGCGCAAAAGATCATCTTCGTTTCTTTGGAGCACATGGAAGACCGTGTGGTGCTGCGTGTGCGTGACACGGGGCCTGGCGTGCCTGCAGATTTGAAGAGCTTGGTGGGGCAACCTTTTGTCACGTCCAAAGACGGTGGCTTGGGTGTGGGGTTTTCAATTTCGAGTGCGATTGCAGAAATGCACAGCGGGAGCTTGACCATTTCTAACGCGGTCGATGGCGGTGCCATCGTGGAGTTGAGTTTGCCTGCTGCCAAACGCTGA
- the murC gene encoding UDP-N-acetylmuramate--L-alanine ligase, which produces MKHAIRHIHFVGIGGAGMSGIAEVLLNLGYVISGSDLSDSVALKRLQSLGIQTHVGHDAKNIAGADAVVTSTAVHADNPEVVAAHAKLIPVVPRAVMLAELMRLKTGVAIAGTHGKTTTTSLVASVLAEAGMDPTFVIGGKLNSAGANAKLGSGDYIVVEADESDASFLNLLPVMAVVTNIDADHMDTYGHDFNKLKAAFIEFLHRMPFYGAAILCTDDAAVRSILPEVSRPITSYGFNEEAQVRAVNVRADNGRMCFTVQRRNGVTLPDLDITLNLAGEHNVLNALAAIAIAVELNVPDEALQKALAEFKGVGRRFQRHGEVAAKNGGEFTLIEDYGHHPVELAATLAAARGAFPGRRLVLAFQPHRYTRTRDCFEDFVEVMGRADVLWLSEIYAAGETPIAAADGRALSRAMRVAGHEALVFVDDIQKMAQVIADNAQAGDVVMCMGAGSIGQVPAKVLELVQQRKS; this is translated from the coding sequence ATGAAACACGCCATTCGTCACATCCATTTCGTCGGCATCGGCGGTGCAGGCATGAGCGGCATTGCTGAAGTGCTGTTGAACTTGGGCTACGTTATTTCTGGCTCTGACTTGTCTGATAGCGTGGCTTTGAAGCGCTTGCAAAGCTTGGGCATTCAAACCCATGTGGGTCACGACGCCAAAAACATTGCCGGTGCAGATGCCGTGGTCACGTCCACCGCCGTGCATGCCGACAACCCCGAAGTGGTGGCCGCTCACGCGAAGTTGATTCCTGTGGTGCCACGCGCTGTGATGTTGGCCGAATTGATGCGTCTCAAAACGGGTGTGGCCATCGCAGGTACCCACGGCAAAACCACCACCACCAGTTTGGTGGCCAGTGTGTTGGCCGAAGCCGGCATGGACCCCACCTTTGTGATTGGCGGCAAGCTCAACAGCGCAGGCGCCAATGCCAAGCTGGGCTCGGGTGACTACATCGTGGTGGAAGCCGACGAGTCAGATGCCTCGTTCTTGAACCTCTTGCCCGTGATGGCCGTGGTGACCAACATCGACGCCGACCACATGGACACCTATGGCCATGACTTCAACAAGTTGAAGGCCGCGTTCATCGAGTTCTTGCACCGCATGCCGTTCTATGGCGCGGCAATTTTGTGTACCGACGATGCCGCCGTGCGCAGCATCTTGCCCGAGGTGTCACGCCCCATCACCAGCTATGGCTTCAACGAAGAAGCGCAAGTGCGTGCAGTGAATGTGCGCGCTGACAACGGTCGCATGTGCTTCACCGTGCAGCGTCGCAACGGTGTGACCTTGCCCGACCTCGACATCACCCTCAACTTGGCCGGTGAACACAACGTGCTCAACGCCTTGGCTGCGATTGCGATTGCGGTGGAGTTGAACGTGCCCGATGAGGCGCTGCAAAAAGCCTTGGCCGAATTCAAAGGTGTGGGCCGTCGTTTCCAACGCCACGGCGAAGTGGCTGCGAAGAACGGTGGCGAGTTCACCCTCATCGAAGACTATGGGCATCACCCTGTGGAATTGGCAGCCACTTTGGCTGCGGCACGTGGTGCGTTTCCTGGTCGTCGTTTGGTGTTGGCATTTCAGCCGCATCGCTACACCCGCACGCGTGATTGCTTTGAAGACTTCGTCGAAGTCATGGGCCGCGCCGATGTGTTGTGGTTGTCCGAGATTTACGCCGCAGGCGAAACACCGATTGCTGCGGCCGATGGCCGTGCACTGTCACGTGCCATGCGCGTGGCTGGCCACGAAGCCTTGGTGTTCGTAGATGACATTCAAAAAATGGCCCAAGTCATTGCCGACAACGCTCAAGCCGGCGATGTGGTGATGTGCATGGGCGCAGGGTCGATTGGCCAAGTGCCAGCCAAAGTGCTGGAGCTGGTGCAACAACGTAAGAGCTGA